Below is a window of Drosophila nasuta strain 15112-1781.00 chromosome X, ASM2355853v1, whole genome shotgun sequence DNA.
CATTTGCTCATCCCAGATATTCTGGGCTCCACCCGAGCTGCGCGTCCTTGTTCGCAGCACGCGATGTCGTGTGGTCAGCGAgtgtcgatgttgttgctgatgctgttgctgctgctgttgttgctgttgctgctgctgcgcatGATGATGCgaatgctgatgttgatgctgatgctgatacGTGTGTGAATGGAACGGATGCGGATACTTTTTGCCAGCCATTCCCAGCATGGCAAGGCCAGTCagtgttgtcattgttgttgccgatgCGGTTGTCGCcactgttgtcgttgccgttgcggttgttgttgttgccgtcgctgctgctgctgctgctgtcgaagTCGATTGATTCTTGGTACCATGACCACTACTCAGCTCACCATTGCCATTACCACCAGCTCCTCCTCCCAGTCCGTTAACAGCCGTCGTATTTGTGCCCGTCGTTGTCGTGGTGGTCAGACTTAGAGaaccgccgccaccgccgatGCCTAGACCAGCCATGATATAGGCATTATACGATGATTGCTGCAACAGAAAGTAACAAAAGTTATTCAGCGCTTATATGATACAAAGTGCGattcaatttaaatcattatttGGATAGCGTATTGCACTTAGTACACTTATTAAGGCCAAGTTTAATTTAGCTTTCTGTGCAACTGACGGGCAAATTGGCATATAAATAAACCCACAGACCCATATTGTCAGGTTTAAGATCTTCTAAAAGCATCATTTTGTTACCCCATCATCATCCGCATCATTTTGTAATGATTCCAACTAATAACAATCCAAATCATATCgattatgaaatgaaaacaataatttcataattaaaatataaataaaacaaaataaacatacataataataacttaaatgtcatatttaaaattaaaataaaaataataataaatatacataatagaACACAAATAATTtcgtaattaaaatataaataaaacataatgaaaagtatttattattcttaatagaacttaaaaaaaataataatttcaataaaaaaataataataataaataacttgcatttaaataagttCACTACGAATCCTAGTTTGACTTGTAAATTGGATTTACATTCGAAGCTGAATCGGTGATCGACAGTGCTGCACTTATGGATAACACCGATTTTCTATCGCCCACACATAGATAGATTAAGAAGAAGAGTCACACTCACCTTTCGCTGTTGCGCAAACATTGAGAGACGCTCGCGCTCGCGACTCGTGTCCATGACACGCTGCTCCAACAACAGTTCATACTCCCTTCGCTTCTCCCGCTTGCGTTCCGCCTCCTCGAGTTCATGCAAATTTGGTAGGCTGCCCATTTTGTCTccttgcttgttgttgtcgtgttgTATCCTATTTGCCAAATTGCGCAAGTTTCAATGACCTTTCTATGAATATTTCTCGCTTCGCTCAGCTCAGctccgttgttgttgttgttgtaattatggttttatttgctgctgttgctgttgttgtttctgttgcttcAGTTTGTCTACTTTGCATGCCGGAAACGAAAAGCAGAGAACGGCCATGacttaaaattcaattttgcaatttccaTGCATATGCATACACAGACACAATCACATGCATACAGATGCaattttatgttgttgctgtgaagTTAACTGTTGGCGCTTTTGTTTGTCGTTTGATGTGTCGTCAACTTCGCTGCCATCGTCATCGACATCGTTATCGTCATTGTGGCTCTTGCTGTCGCCGCCATTTTATTGCCGCTGCACTCGGCCCAAATGCAAACTCTAGTcacgtatacgtatacgtatgcgtatgtgtgcgTGCATATGAATATGCATGAGTGTTGTTGtctctgtagttgttgttgttgttgtcgttatttGGCGTACTCCGCGAACGAGTTCATTGCACTCAGCAGTGAGCTGCCAACTACAGCAGCAGAGCAGGGGCTGCAAAACTGTTGACGATGAGAGAGGGGGGGATATGCACCAGTTGCTGTCTCTGTTTATCGATATGTTACATAGACTGTAGAGTAGTTGATGCTGTTGCCGTGTTCTCTGTAATGCAATGTAGATTATGTTAAgttaatacatatgtatgtatgtaccatagacatatttgcatatacatatgtatgtatgtatatgtaagtaGAACAATTTGCGTGAAAGTAAGTCAAGAATGAATGCGATAGCGAAACGACGACAGCTTGACTTCCGCGcataaatgcaaacaaacaaacttattGCGTTGATTTGCATACTGCCATACACTAACACACACGCActatgcatatatgtacatgcataataaacatgtttgtgtgtatttatttatgagctGCTGCATAAATAGTTAATAGGCCAATGCCAATGTGATAGTCCTCCCCTTGCTCTCTCTCACCCCTTTTCAATGGCTTGCTTGCCTATTCaaatacacacgcatacactcGAAGGCGTTCAGAAAAAATCATCAGGTGTGTCCATTGcctgtgcacacacacatacatatgtacaggCACgcttatatgtacatacgcaCACATTGAAAACTCTCATGAGAAGCAAAACGCAAAAATCTCAATGCAAGAGGACGGACGAACGGACAGACTAAGAGACAGACAGAATTTTAGGGGGCGTCGGCGCTGGCAATTGTGCGTAGTTAACTGTAAATGCAGCCATCTTAAAAACTCATCTCTacttaatttgcatttattgctGGAATTGCCAACTGTCAAAGATTTTTCAGGAAATTTAAATGGGAAGACGACCTTCGGACAATAAGACAAAACTTGACTTGCCTCGCATCCTCCCCCTCCGATATTCCACAACCTAAGGCTGTGCGAGTTACTGAGGCGTAGTTAACTGATTGGCCGCCACTCTCCACCtcatttctctttctctctcacgtatcataaatatattaaagcaGAGAACGAAAaactaatattttaaaagccaaaccacacacacacacccacacacacaccaggCACTCGCACTGAtagcacacacatattttaCACAAGCCTACGCGTATGCATGTGTGCGTAGTTTTCTATTGGTGTGTGTGCGCcatgtttatttgcattacATTTCGAAAAagttatgttttatttaatcgCTTACCTTCTTgtttatgtattatttatatagccgagataaaatttgaaataaaatttattgcaatcaCTATTTTTGACACGAAGCGCGCTTAGAAGAGACTGCTAAAAGAAATGTCCGTTCTCGTTTTGTGTCTggctgtttctgttttcctttttttttgcttgatGCTTTCGCGTTGTCGTCTCGTTGTTGCCTTCTAATACtcttctctcgctctctaccagtgctgctgcctcttcttcttctaattTGACTAGtactgcttcttcttctgcctcTGCTTCTAAGTCTTCGTCTTCAGCCTCACGCAAACACTGAACCAAAGTCAAACcctctgctgcttctgctgctgtgactttcactgctgctgcttcttcttcaacTGCTGgatgctgcttctgcttctgctgctgttgttgttgttgccatcgGAGCTGACATGCGCAGTGATTGATGTTGATGCCATGCCCATGTAAGCAGCCATCGCCCCCCGTCCCTCGCCCATCTATTTAATGAAGCTGCTGCTTTGTGGTTCCATTgagaaaattgaatttccttGGTATGAAACATGAGCTTACGGCTCTGAAATCCTCTTttcaaatcaatcaatattttcCAACACACATTTTAAACTCAATTTCCAGAAtatcgacaaaaaaaaaaaactgcaatgCAATTAcgaaaattgcattaattgtaaatgaaatgtaGCAAACGAAAAAgcttcaaaatgtatttaaatatctgtcaaactgaaattcaataatcaaaaaaaaatttttttgaattataaattaaaacattattacaggaaaaattaaaataacagaacaattgaaaattaaattgaaataagcAATATTAATGgaacaaaaaggaaaataaattaacaatttaaattgatgtgaaatggaaaaaaaaattttggaatattaaaACCGATAACTGGAAATTTTTGAAtctgaaaaaaatgtatatacaaaaatcaaatgaataaaaaaaatgaaccaTCAGTAACTTGTGAATAAATCTTTGAAAACTTTTCCACCGCacatgaaatatttgaaaagtgATCTTAAACACAGAGGATTAGCACATTTGTTTGCTATTTactgaatttattaaaaactatttgcaaAATTGGCTAACAGACATGCACTACACatgaatattgaattgaaatagaGCATCAAAGATCTactaaacaattaaaaaatacaactaacAAGagcaatattcaaatatttaaacgtACGTcgagatatatgtatatagtatttaaactGAATTGTCTATTTGATCTCgattcaaatgcaatttgtcaTTAATATGTATCGagttgcaatttgcaattattttgttttgttgctttttggaATTCAGAATTGGACTAAAATGAGTTGTGCTTTGAGCTGAATCTTAATAAGAGAGGGGATAACAAGATATTTCCATATATGATGTCGCTGTTTGGCTTTACGGCACATGTCGAACATttgcaaacaaatattttgtttagacGTCGCTAACATCTAGCTGGTgtcctcctcctgctcctgATCCGGCTCCTCCGACTCCGCCTGCTGCTGtccaaaattcaaatgaatgtGACACCAGCGCTTATGCTTCTCCCCCAGCCGACTCTCCACACGTCGCACAGCGATCAGAAATGGATGCGCCTCGTAATCGGATTGCGGCGGCAAAGGAGGTAGAtacaacgatgacgacgacgatgtcaTGCCACTGCGAGCGACGCCGGTCAGCAGACGCACCGACTGCTCCACAATGAACTTGAGGGCGGCGCGTCGATGCAGCTCGAAGCAATCGCGATGCCCATAAAGCGTTCGCTGCtccacacacagacgcacatcGCTGGCGGCCACATTGCAGCAGTAGAGAAACGATCGCAAGCGTTGCACACTCACGCTGCTCCGCTTGAAATCcggcaacagcagttgcaacacTGCCTCCTCGGCACTCTCGTCAGGATCCGCAGCAGTTAGTTCGTACTCGgcgagcagctgcagcaagcAACTCGGTTGCTCCTCGGCCGCATGGTAGCCCAGCTCGTAGGCACGCAAGAGTAGCGCCTGGCGATAGTGATAGCTGCTGTAGTCGCTGATGTGCTTGCGCATGAACTTCTCGGTGCGCATCAGCTCCGATTGCAGCAGACACGGCGCATTCTGCAGCACCCACTGGCGATGCGACCAGGCGTGATAGTTGCTGGCACAGCGATCCGCGGCACGCTCACAAATGCTGATCTCATGCGGCCAGTCGATGGCATCTGCACCTGCAATCGACgcaaaaaagtatgctatgaatTTTTGATGATTGATTTAAGGCAAGTGGAAATGCAAATACTTGTTCGACCACGAGATACCCTGCATATCAATTAAACTTACTGTTAATACTAAGTTTTactttatgaattatttaagaaaagttaaaatggtattaaaaaaccaaaaaaattaaatattgctgCTAGTTAAAATCGTAAATAATctaagcgtaattttgaagctagtgttgcgatttttggtatatacagtaatgACTATAATTTTGAAGATTCTTGAGAGTTTGGCTGCGATCAGACAAATGtagaaattaattatttaagaaatggTCTTATTAAGCTTTGGTTCCGACGATCTGGTAtgtattttgtactctatggtatgttttgaatgcagtacctatttaaatataccaagtatgaattttcgtttcattatttggtatattttaaactgtt
It encodes the following:
- the LOC132796336 gene encoding protein prenyltransferase alpha subunit repeat-containing protein 1 yields the protein MEINVEFNNEKKVLCEKIIRDINAVFLKDADLSSFEIIPKETNCNKSPVVHVEHNLGLESWCARHVYDHAHRTLITHRRQTTQQQLRTLQQQQQSDALAKYLNVALLINPDVTTFWHIRRQLVQKNRLTINKELQFSALVLSMKPKSNEAFAYRRWLYSFQSADAIDWPHEISICERAADRCASNYHAWSHRQWVLQNAPCLLQSELMRTEKFMRKHISDYSSYHYRQALLLRAYELGYHAAEEQPSCLLQLLAEYELTAADPDESAEEAVLQLLLPDFKRSSVSVQRLRSFLYCCNVAASDVRLCVEQRTLYGHRDCFELHRRAALKFIVEQSVRLLTGVARSGMTSSSSSLYLPPLPPQSDYEAHPFLIAVRRVESRLGEKHKRWCHIHLNFGQQQAESEEPDQEQEEDTS